The proteins below come from a single Roseiflexus sp. RS-1 genomic window:
- a CDS encoding MBL fold metallo-hydrolase: MELRMRSVGPWPMNSYALVCPTTRHSVLIDPGAEPDELIAMLDGTTPVAILLTHTHPDHIGALDEMRNRLGVPVFAHAGPHASGVVLPVDRTLAHREVITVGASTLRAWHTPGHTADMISYLVDGAPIAIVGDTLFDGGPGRTWSAEDFRTTLTTLRTITLTWSDATICYPGHGPSFRLGDRRAAIERFLAHAPADFFGDATWDM, from the coding sequence ATGGAACTACGCATGCGATCTGTTGGTCCCTGGCCCATGAACAGTTATGCGCTGGTCTGCCCGACGACCCGCCATAGCGTCCTGATCGATCCAGGGGCAGAGCCAGACGAACTGATAGCAATGCTCGACGGTACAACGCCGGTTGCCATTCTCCTCACCCACACCCATCCAGACCATATAGGCGCACTCGACGAGATGCGCAACCGGCTCGGTGTCCCGGTGTTCGCCCATGCCGGACCGCACGCCAGCGGCGTTGTGCTGCCAGTTGATCGCACACTGGCGCATAGAGAGGTTATCACAGTGGGCGCTTCGACGCTCCGCGCCTGGCATACGCCCGGTCATACCGCAGACATGATCTCCTACCTGGTCGACGGTGCACCAATTGCAATTGTGGGTGATACGCTGTTCGATGGGGGACCGGGGCGCACCTGGTCGGCGGAGGATTTTCGCACCACCCTGACGACGCTGCGCACCATCACGCTGACCTGGAGCGACGCCACGATCTGTTACCCCGGCCATGGTCCTTCCTTCCGCCTGGGAGACCGCCGCGCGGCGATTGAACGCTTTCTGGCGCACGCGCCGGCTGATTTCTTCGGTGATGCTACGTGGGATATGTAA
- a CDS encoding PrsW family intramembrane metalloprotease, giving the protein MPASAKLVARAMVGSPIARPFGGCLFVGGMLLLLGFAFLGHLALWVLEPAARIGIFLTAALIGTVASLPLLALLRWLDRRERESLWLAIGAVVWGAVISTGLSAIFNALGFGFVAVSLEIVGGVDSELIGQLLAAALIAPPVEEAFKGLAVLVLFWFLRAEFDNVRDGIIYGALVGIGFNIAEYALYVMQGYAETGVAPFAQQFAGRFVFLGFNGHMLWSAICGAGVGFARQSREGCTRLGAPVAGYLAATFGHALNNSVGVFLLGIFVVLMGYDVERGLESIPPLALWGAAAAMNIVVQGVLYIALLVLLALSSRWERDVIRTYLADEVGISITPEEYAAIVNDRMFGALGSRGIPWRLALAQNELAFRKWHVAREGGNPATDSLVAAWRQDIATLRDEWLRSRQTR; this is encoded by the coding sequence ATGCCTGCTTCGGCAAAACTGGTCGCGCGTGCCATGGTCGGGTCGCCAATTGCGCGCCCTTTCGGCGGATGTCTGTTCGTCGGCGGCATGCTGCTGCTCCTTGGCTTTGCGTTTCTGGGGCATCTGGCGCTCTGGGTCCTGGAGCCAGCTGCGCGTATCGGCATCTTCCTGACCGCTGCATTGATCGGTACGGTCGCATCACTGCCGCTCCTGGCGTTGCTGCGCTGGCTGGATCGGCGCGAGCGCGAGTCGCTCTGGCTGGCGATCGGCGCCGTGGTATGGGGGGCGGTGATCAGCACCGGTCTTTCCGCCATTTTCAACGCGCTTGGCTTCGGGTTCGTCGCTGTCAGCCTGGAGATCGTCGGCGGCGTCGATAGCGAACTCATCGGGCAATTGCTCGCTGCTGCGCTGATCGCGCCGCCGGTCGAGGAAGCCTTCAAGGGGCTTGCCGTTCTGGTGCTGTTCTGGTTTCTGCGCGCCGAGTTCGATAATGTGCGCGACGGAATCATCTACGGGGCGCTGGTCGGCATCGGCTTCAACATCGCTGAGTATGCGCTGTACGTGATGCAGGGGTACGCCGAAACCGGCGTTGCTCCGTTCGCTCAGCAGTTTGCCGGGCGTTTCGTCTTTCTGGGATTCAACGGGCATATGCTCTGGAGCGCAATCTGCGGCGCCGGCGTTGGCTTTGCCCGTCAGTCGCGCGAAGGATGCACCCGGCTCGGTGCACCGGTTGCCGGGTACCTGGCGGCAACCTTCGGACACGCGCTCAACAATTCGGTCGGGGTGTTCCTGCTCGGCATTTTCGTGGTGCTTATGGGGTATGATGTCGAGCGCGGACTGGAGAGCATCCCGCCGCTTGCGCTATGGGGAGCGGCAGCGGCAATGAATATCGTGGTGCAGGGTGTGCTGTATATTGCCCTGCTGGTGCTGCTGGCGCTCAGTTCGCGCTGGGAACGTGATGTGATCCGCACCTATCTGGCGGACGAAGTCGGGATCAGCATTACCCCTGAGGAGTATGCCGCGATTGTGAACGACCGCATGTTTGGTGCGCTCGGCAGCCGTGGCATACCCTGGCGTCTCGCGCTGGCGCAGAACGAACTGGCGTTTCGCAAATGGCACGTCGCGCGCGAAGGCGGCAACCCGGCAACCGACTCGCTGGTGGCGGCGTGGCGCCAGGATATTGCAACGCTGCGCGATGAGTGGCTTCGCTCCAGACAAACGAGGTAG
- a CDS encoding Uma2 family endonuclease, protein MAIDTDQRLALAMTIPGAPVWRLSLEQYHRMIQTGILTDDDPVEFLEGLLVTKMPKNPPHSLATHLTRDALARVVPAQWYVDAQEPFTTADSEPEPDVLVVRGERRQYHDRHPQAQDVALVVEVADTTLQRDRTLKKRMYARAMIPVYWIINLVERTIEWYAQPFAAEGEADYAQRQEVAEDGTIPVVLDGVEVACLPVRDLLP, encoded by the coding sequence ATGGCAATCGATACCGATCAGCGTCTTGCGCTGGCAATGACCATTCCAGGCGCACCGGTCTGGCGGTTGAGTCTCGAACAGTACCACCGGATGATCCAGACCGGCATTCTGACCGACGATGATCCTGTCGAGTTTCTCGAAGGGTTGCTGGTGACAAAAATGCCCAAGAATCCGCCGCACAGCCTTGCGACCCATCTGACACGCGACGCGCTTGCGCGGGTTGTGCCAGCGCAGTGGTATGTCGATGCGCAGGAACCATTCACCACCGCCGACAGCGAGCCAGAACCGGATGTCCTGGTAGTCCGCGGCGAGCGCCGTCAGTATCACGACCGCCACCCGCAGGCGCAGGATGTTGCACTGGTTGTGGAGGTGGCTGATACGACGCTCCAGCGTGACCGAACACTGAAGAAGCGGATGTATGCCCGCGCAATGATTCCGGTCTACTGGATCATCAACCTTGTCGAGCGTACGATCGAATGGTACGCGCAGCCTTTCGCGGCTGAAGGGGAAGCCGATTATGCACAGCGTCAGGAAGTCGCTGAAGACGGCACGATCCCGGTTGTGCTCGATGGCGTGGAGGTTGCCTGTCTCCCGGTGCGCGACCTGTTGCCCTGA
- a CDS encoding carbon-nitrogen hydrolase — protein MSRIVSLGLVQMRMTDNPQRNFAVAVEGIREAAKRGAQIVCLPELFRSLYFCQSEDHRHFALAEPIPGPSTEALGALARELGVVIIASLFEKRAEGLYHNTAAVLDADGRYLGKYRKMHIPDDPLYYEKFYFTPGDLGFKVFATRYARVGVLICWDQWYPEAARLTALRGADILFYPTAIGWHPAEKEKYGTAQHASWEIIQRSHGIANGCYVVSVNRTGHEGDPDGGIEFWGQSFVSDPGGTILAKAAVDQPEILVVPIDLARIDEQRTHWPFLRDRRIDAYGEITRRYIDEE, from the coding sequence ATGTCACGTATTGTTTCTCTCGGTCTCGTACAAATGCGAATGACCGACAACCCGCAGCGGAACTTCGCTGTTGCCGTCGAGGGTATCCGTGAAGCGGCAAAACGTGGCGCGCAGATTGTCTGCCTGCCTGAACTGTTTCGGTCACTCTACTTCTGCCAGAGCGAGGATCACCGGCATTTCGCACTGGCGGAACCAATCCCCGGTCCTTCAACCGAGGCGCTGGGCGCACTGGCGCGCGAACTCGGCGTTGTAATCATTGCCAGTCTGTTCGAGAAGCGCGCCGAAGGGTTGTACCACAACACCGCCGCAGTACTCGACGCCGATGGGCGCTATCTGGGCAAGTACCGCAAGATGCACATCCCCGACGATCCGCTCTACTATGAGAAGTTCTATTTCACACCTGGCGATCTGGGGTTCAAAGTGTTCGCCACGCGCTATGCGCGGGTCGGTGTGCTTATCTGCTGGGATCAGTGGTACCCCGAAGCGGCGCGTCTCACCGCACTGCGCGGCGCCGATATTCTCTTCTACCCGACAGCCATCGGCTGGCATCCCGCAGAAAAGGAGAAGTACGGCACGGCGCAGCATGCGAGTTGGGAGATCATCCAGCGTTCTCATGGTATCGCCAACGGGTGCTACGTCGTCAGCGTCAATCGCACCGGTCACGAAGGCGATCCCGATGGCGGCATCGAGTTTTGGGGGCAGAGTTTCGTTTCCGATCCAGGGGGAACAATTCTGGCAAAGGCGGCCGTCGATCAACCGGAGATCCTGGTTGTGCCGATCGATCTGGCACGCATCGACGAGCAACGCACCCACTGGCCCTTCCTGCGCGACCGACGGATCGATGCGTATGGCGAGATCACCCGCCGCTACATTGATGAAGAGTGA
- a CDS encoding agmatine deiminase family protein: MTTPQPTPTQLGYRMPAEWAPHQATWLSWPHNEESWPGKLHIILPIYARMVAALACSETVHINVNDEAMEEQARRLLHAAGAQGDIRFHHVPTNDAWCRDHGAIFVVRAGDDPLAAINWEYNAWGGKYPPYDLDNQIPQRMAEALGVPCFDGGMVLEGGSIDVNGEGLLLTTEACLLNPNRNPHLTREQIEQRLCDYLGVSNILWLGDGIVGDDTDGHIDDLARFVAPDTVVTVVESDPTDENYDALQENLRRLKRMTDLRGGALRIVELPMPPAIVYEGRRLPASYANFYIANRVVLLPTFNHPNDERAAAILAELFPTRDIVGIDCTDMVWGLGAWHCLTQQVPAV, translated from the coding sequence ATGACAACGCCCCAACCAACACCGACGCAACTCGGATACCGCATGCCCGCAGAATGGGCGCCGCACCAGGCCACCTGGCTCTCCTGGCCCCACAACGAGGAGTCATGGCCCGGCAAACTGCATATCATCCTGCCGATCTATGCCCGCATGGTCGCGGCGCTGGCATGCTCCGAAACCGTGCATATCAATGTCAACGATGAAGCAATGGAAGAACAGGCGCGTCGGTTGCTGCACGCAGCCGGGGCGCAGGGCGACATTCGCTTCCACCATGTTCCAACCAACGATGCCTGGTGCCGTGATCACGGTGCGATCTTCGTCGTGCGCGCAGGCGATGATCCCCTGGCTGCAATCAATTGGGAATACAACGCATGGGGCGGCAAATATCCGCCGTACGACCTGGATAACCAGATACCGCAGCGCATGGCGGAGGCGCTGGGCGTGCCCTGTTTCGACGGCGGCATGGTGTTGGAGGGCGGCTCGATCGACGTCAACGGTGAAGGGTTGCTGCTCACCACCGAGGCATGCCTGCTCAACCCCAACCGTAACCCGCATCTGACCCGTGAACAGATCGAGCAGCGCCTGTGCGATTACCTTGGTGTCTCGAACATCCTCTGGCTTGGCGATGGCATCGTGGGTGACGATACCGACGGGCACATCGACGATCTGGCGCGCTTCGTCGCTCCCGATACTGTTGTGACCGTTGTTGAAAGCGATCCCACCGACGAAAACTACGACGCACTCCAGGAGAATCTGCGCCGTCTGAAGCGGATGACCGATCTACGCGGCGGCGCGCTGCGGATCGTCGAACTGCCGATGCCGCCGGCGATTGTGTATGAAGGACGGCGTCTGCCAGCGTCCTACGCCAATTTCTATATCGCCAATCGCGTTGTGCTGCTGCCCACCTTCAACCATCCGAATGACGAACGCGCAGCGGCAATCCTGGCGGAACTGTTTCCAACCCGTGACATCGTGGGTATCGATTGCACCGACATGGTGTGGGGACTTGGCGCCTGGCACTGTCTGACGCAGCAGGTTCCGGCGGTATAG
- a CDS encoding DUF92 domain-containing protein, with amino-acid sequence MMDGVSILPSVVMVDIPRIAAGLVLSAFIGAVAYRRHSLDRSGWLGAIITGTATFGFGGWTWGSVLIVFFVTSSALSHFRQAQKQRIAGEKFEKGGRRDLWQALANGGAGAALALVYGLTGEPVMLLAAYVGVMATVTADTWATEIGVLSPHPPRLITSGRIVAPGTSGGVTLYGIGASAGGALLIGATTLLFMVAERGVWLVALLPAALVGGVVGSLVDSLLGATVQAMYLSPTGETEKRASRDGVRYPLLRGWRWMNNDTVNFLSSLAGGAAAFGVYALTSGG; translated from the coding sequence ATGATGGATGGCGTCTCGATCCTGCCATCTGTCGTTATGGTTGATATTCCTCGTATTGCTGCCGGATTGGTGTTGAGCGCCTTCATTGGGGCTGTGGCATACCGACGCCATTCGCTTGATCGGAGCGGATGGCTGGGCGCCATCATCACCGGGACGGCGACCTTCGGTTTTGGTGGTTGGACCTGGGGAAGCGTACTGATCGTCTTTTTTGTGACGTCCAGTGCGCTTTCTCATTTTCGTCAGGCGCAGAAGCAGCGCATTGCCGGTGAGAAGTTCGAGAAGGGTGGGCGACGCGATCTCTGGCAGGCGCTTGCCAATGGCGGCGCAGGTGCGGCGCTTGCCCTGGTCTATGGGTTGACCGGTGAGCCGGTGATGCTGTTAGCGGCGTATGTCGGTGTGATGGCGACGGTCACTGCCGATACGTGGGCAACCGAAATCGGGGTTCTCAGTCCGCATCCGCCGCGCCTGATCACCTCCGGCAGGATCGTCGCGCCGGGCACATCGGGCGGGGTGACGCTGTACGGGATTGGCGCATCGGCTGGCGGCGCACTCCTGATTGGCGCTACAACCCTGCTGTTCATGGTTGCTGAACGCGGGGTCTGGCTGGTTGCGCTGCTGCCAGCCGCACTCGTCGGCGGGGTTGTCGGAAGCCTGGTCGATAGTCTTTTGGGGGCGACGGTGCAGGCGATGTACCTGTCGCCGACCGGCGAAACCGAAAAGCGCGCCTCCCGCGATGGGGTGCGCTATCCGCTGCTGCGCGGCTGGCGCTGGATGAACAACGATACGGTCAACTTCCTCAGTTCACTGGCGGGCGGCGCCGCTGCTTTCGGCGTGTATGCTCTGACGAGTGGCGGGTAA
- a CDS encoding SRPBCC family protein encodes MSMVRPGDLTWNKTKEAATRGSLVVTVERSRHIAASASRVFATLSDPQTLAGLLPRVKRVEVLQRGESSARVATHMAMGPFATIRSEGDVFWQQDQEVVFTSRHPVSVESRWSFVPDGKGTDLRVMLTIDLAPMLGPFAAMVPSDQVAAMIGPDLDQALTAIARRIEGMR; translated from the coding sequence ATGAGCATGGTTCGACCCGGTGATCTGACATGGAACAAGACGAAAGAAGCAGCGACCAGAGGCAGTCTGGTGGTGACTGTCGAGCGGAGCCGACACATTGCAGCGAGCGCGAGTCGCGTTTTTGCGACGCTTTCCGATCCGCAGACTCTGGCGGGGTTGTTGCCGCGCGTGAAGAGAGTCGAGGTGTTGCAGCGTGGTGAGTCCAGTGCGCGCGTCGCTACCCATATGGCGATGGGTCCGTTCGCTACCATTCGCTCTGAGGGAGATGTGTTCTGGCAGCAGGACCAGGAAGTAGTCTTCACCTCGCGCCATCCGGTCAGTGTCGAGTCGCGCTGGTCGTTTGTGCCGGATGGCAAAGGAACCGATCTGCGGGTGATGTTGACCATCGATCTTGCACCGATGCTTGGACCGTTCGCGGCAATGGTTCCGTCAGATCAGGTCGCTGCAATGATCGGACCGGACCTCGACCAGGCTTTGACTGCGATTGCCCGGCGGATCGAGGGAATGCGCTGA
- a CDS encoding retropepsin-like aspartic protease — protein MVEDRTQIEFPPQGVTTIALCEPFGVLCCRASGPGGHPLRVLIDTGTDPSAVDARLARRLALRTGGSGVGHGAASDTVAFTETIFPWLRLGNPDAPGNQALTIRDLYAPALDLSSLPFAVDVVIGYSVLRHLTLRIDVRARTLTLAHPDLGFPPVGDSGAIIPVSFFEHFPAIGDLVIDGVTLPTAVIDTGSNTAITVGPDLAMRLGLHRDGTDVRIVHGEGFGGGGEVVRRRFDQVRLGPFTLKDVDIDAPLTWAGDLGRRSRATIGMQLLSRFATVIIDYGREQAALEPVELT, from the coding sequence ATGGTCGAGGATCGCACCCAGATCGAATTTCCGCCGCAAGGCGTCACCACAATCGCGTTGTGTGAGCCATTTGGCGTTCTGTGCTGCCGCGCATCCGGTCCCGGCGGTCACCCGTTGCGCGTCCTGATCGACACCGGCACCGACCCGTCGGCCGTTGATGCCCGGCTCGCGCGTCGTCTGGCGCTGCGCACCGGCGGCAGCGGCGTCGGGCATGGCGCTGCCAGCGATACCGTCGCTTTTACCGAGACCATCTTCCCCTGGTTGCGCCTGGGCAACCCGGACGCCCCTGGCAATCAGGCGCTGACCATCCGCGATCTCTACGCTCCGGCTCTCGACCTCAGCAGCCTCCCCTTTGCGGTCGACGTGGTGATCGGCTACAGCGTGCTCCGCCACCTGACCCTGCGGATCGATGTCCGGGCGCGCACGCTGACACTGGCGCATCCCGACCTGGGGTTTCCGCCGGTTGGCGATTCAGGCGCCATCATTCCTGTCTCATTCTTCGAACACTTCCCGGCAATCGGCGATCTGGTCATCGACGGTGTGACGCTTCCCACGGCGGTGATCGACACCGGCTCGAACACTGCTATCACCGTCGGACCAGACCTGGCGATGCGTCTGGGGTTGCATCGGGATGGGACTGATGTGCGGATTGTGCACGGAGAAGGATTTGGCGGCGGCGGAGAAGTCGTGCGTCGTCGTTTCGATCAGGTGCGGTTGGGACCGTTTACGCTGAAGGATGTCGATATCGATGCGCCGCTGACGTGGGCTGGCGATCTGGGGCGACGCTCGCGCGCAACGATCGGGATGCAACTCCTCTCCCGTTTTGCCACTGTTATCATCGATTATGGGAGGGAACAGGCGGCTCTCGAACCCGTCGAGTTAACCTGA